Within the candidate division KSB1 bacterium genome, the region TTGATTGTATGCGTATACATCATAGTTGTTCTTATATCACTATGCCCCAATAATTCCTGAATAGTACGTATATCATAGTTTGCTTGTACTAAATGGATGGCAAAACGGTGG harbors:
- a CDS encoding tyrosine-type recombinase/integrase, with amino-acid sequence HRFAIHLVQANYDIRTIQELLGHSDIRTTMMYTHTIKSQTIKEAQSPLDF